ATGGGCAGAGTTCCTGCAAGTCAGTTGTAATATTAGAACCAGACACTGTAACTGAAGTACCGATACTCCGTTAGTAATCAACTTAGGAGACATGGCCTCAAAATCAGctgtctttgttttgtttttggtagTTGTTGCAGTAGCAGCCCCAACAGCAGTAGCACAATTGGGGATCGTAGGTGGTCTGCTGGGTCTGATCCGCATTCAGGGGACTGTGTTTTGCTCTATCAATGGCGCTGTAGCTGTCAATGGTACTGCCTGCCCGGTCTTCCCCAGTAAgttaatttctcaaaatttattaCCAGTGCGTGCTTAGTTCCTAGATCAGCGTACGAGGTTTTTGTAGATGGCTTTGTATCTTATTGAAACCTCTGTATTACCAACGGTACTAGTATGATCATCACTTTGATATTTACTTGTTACGTTATAGATGCTCTGGTACAACTACGGTGTGGATCTGGAAATGTGGTTTCGAGTACAACGACTAATGGGTCGGGAGCGTTCACGATGCTGTTGGATCCCCTACAAACGCTGCTCTCTTCACTCTTGTCCGACTGCAATCTAGTTGTTGGCACACCACTCGCCACCTGCAACGCTGCGCTTCCCGGTCTGGGGGTATTGCGCTCGCCCTTGCAGTTGATCGGAAACACTATTGCTGGCCTCCTTAATGTTGTCAACATTGCTCCAACTGGGTTCCTATTGGTTCCTTCAGCTTGATCAGCACATAAATACTAGCATAAATAAGCTGATCAAGACCAGTACTGCCGCTTTTTAATTAAGTAACCGAATAAGGCCATTTGTACCAATGACAAGATTATAGTATTAATTACTTACCTAAATTAAGTCGTCCTAAGAATTGTCGCTTTTCTTATTGCGAGGTTGTCACCAAAACTGTAAACTTCTTTACGAAGCAGTTCTGCTGTAATTAAGGAATAAATTAAGCCTTCTACCAAAACTAGCTCGTTTCCGAATCTTTTATCCATTCAGTTTTTGTGAGTGTGTAAATGATGCAGTGAGAAGGTTAAAAAGAATGGGATCGAAATGACCGCAAATGCTTTAATTGCCGTTACCCAGAGATTTCGCTGTAATCAACGTTGACTTAAATCTTCCAAACTTTTTAGACTTCCTCTCAAAAATATTCTTCTATGAATTTCTTGCAAAATGGTCCATATGACATGACCTAGCTTATTATAATTCATATGACCTAACTTATTATAAGGTTatgatctatttgttttaaaagattCTAGGTCTAAACAATAAAGGTTTTCAATACAATTAGAACCAACCTTGAACCCATAAAAGGTTATGATCTATTTCTTGGTACAAAtgtttgtactactcgccatggGTTTTCATACTTTGGATCATTTAAgtgaaaaacttgatttgcttggcaagGTAGAATGAAATGATCCTCCTCATGCTATATGAGaaatgtattgacacttacaaaatatatattcatcatTAGGCACTCCCAATCTAAGACTTGAGACACCCcactaattatatttaaacaattagaCCATATGTTCACCGAAGTACATTAACTTAATGATATCTTCGACAACTTTGTAGAAGTCAATGTTCTCCTTCTCATGGCTTCCTTCAACTGCAATAccagaattttgagtttttctatatcATTCTCTTTCAACTGTGTGAAATTTATACCTACATACCAAATATACTGAGTATTGAATAGTCCGCCTAGACAGACCACGTGCCAAAGCATATAATTCATTTAAGATTTCATTTGAGATTTCTTATAAATTATCACCATATATTGGTATAACCtacattaataaattttattttaggtaTATCAGTcttaaataggaaaaaaatctattttagtGGTATGCAATTTGTAGATAGTAAGACATTCTATAGTAATACCATTTGTTCAAACCACAAAGCAAACATTTGAGTTGATACCTTTAGATCTGATACCTCCCCTCTCTCGGTTAGAAAGGTGGGGTGTTTTCTCTCTACTGTTCTTTCAGAACATAGAGGTCCTCTCTTGAACTTCATTTGAAGAGGTTAATTTGGTTTAGATATAGATTGGTATCTAGTTTACAGTTATGGCAGAAGAATTGTCCAACCTTTACGAGGGTCTACGGCTCACTGAGGAAGAGAAGCAGGAAGTTTTTGTCTCGACAGAGGAAGTTCTGTTATCCATTGAGAAAAGCAAAAGGTGCTTGGCTGTTCTAGTGGTAGCAGACAAAGAGGTAAACAGAGGAACTTTTCAATCCACGATGAGCAAAGCGTGGAAAGTGGAAGGCCAAGTTTTGTTCAAGGATCTCAGCTTTAATAGAAGTCTTGTAGAGTTCCAGGATCCCCTAGAGAAAGACTGTGTTCTAGCAAGAAGACCCTGGTCGTTTGACAGGTCCTTAGTATGCTTATTCAACTACGAAGGATGTTTGGCACCCAAGGAcattgtttttaactttgaaccTTTTTGGTTACAACTACATGATCTACCTTTTGCTGGCATGAATAAAACTATGGGGGAGAGATGGGGTTTAGCTGTAGGCACTGTTCTATCAGTGGACGCAGATGCAAGTGAAATGGCATGGGGAAGTTTCCTCAAGGTCTGAGTTTTACTAGATATCTCCAAACCCCTTTTGTGTGGTAGATTCATTAGTATGGGAGGAAAACGGTACTGGATCCCTTTCAAGTATGAAAGGTTACCTACATTTTGCTTTCAGTGTGGGCAATCAAACACGTGGGTTCTTGTTGTCCAAATTCTCCGTGGGGAGGGAAACTACGTGAAGAAACGGCATTACAGTACGGACCATGGCTCAGGGCCAATTCTCAACTAAGAAGTTCTTCATTTTTTGGTAAGAAGGGAGGTGAGTCCGAAAGCTTAGGAAGTTGGTGCCAAAACAAGTCAAGGAACAGTAGGGCTAAGATGGATGGGATGGGGCCTAAAGCGCAGGGCAACTCTAGAGCAGCCTTTGAGCAAGCATATATGGGAAGATCTGACAATTTCTAGCTAAGTGGACTTCTACCCTAGAAAGGTAGCAAGTACAAACCTATTAGTCGACTTGACGTCCCTCTTTAGGCAAGTTGTGACAACCTAGGGACCCCTCTCTTGGTTGAAGTGCAGTCAAAAGAACCTGTGATATCTCTTCTGGCCTCCACAAATCAAGGCTTCAGTTGGTCCAAAAGGACTGTTCTAATGCAAGTCCTATCTGGGATACTGCCCAGGTTAGTTCCCCTTCCCACAACTCTCCCATTAAACTAGTTTCCACTAGTCATTCTAAAGGTCCTACGTGGAAAAGAAGGGCAATAGGCATGGGGCTTACGAAAGTGCATAGCCCTCCTAAATTACATGGCCTTACTGACACCATTGCGGTTGATTCTAATGGacttaaacaaaagaaaaggccAAGGATAGAGCTGCATGGACCTATCATGACAagaaggagggcaaaacaagcTACGTTGGCAGAGGCTATAGTCCAGCCCTGCCAATCCCGATGAAATACTTAGcttggaactgtcgagggcttgaGAAGCCTCGGATAGTTCGTGAACTTCACCTATTGGTGAAGGAAAAGAGCCCGGATGTGATTTTTCTATGTTAAACCAAGTGTAGGAGAGGTAGGATTGAAAACattagagacaaattaaaattttagtgTTGCTTCTCAGTTGACAGTTTTGGTAGGAGTAGTGGACTGGCTTTTTTATGGAAGGAGGGGGTGGATGCTGAGCTAGATTCTTATTCACATCATCACATATCTATCTTGATCAATTCAACTAACTTGATTAATAGAAGGATCGTCACTAGCTCTTATGGCCAACATGTTACagctaaaagaaatgaaagtttGGACCTATTGAGACTAATCCACTCTAGAATCCAAATACCTTGGTTATGtatgggagattttaatgaaatcatttACCAAGATGAGCAATTTGGTCCTAATACCCGCCCTTTCAAGCAAATGGAAGATTTCAGACTGGCCCTACTAGATTGTGGTTTGGTTGACATTGGTTTCATAGGTTCCAAATTTACCTGGTGCAACAGAAGGGAGGGGTCTGAGCATACAAAGCCCAAACTGGATAGGGCCCTGATAAATGAGGAATGCTCAAATCTACTTGCAATTAATCAAGCCTATGTACTACCTGGCCAGAGTTCTGATCATAATCCACTTCTAATCCAATGTATGAACCCTGCTCAGGAAGAAGCTCGCAAATAGAAAATTTTCGAATATGAAGTGGCATGCAGAAAAAGAGAGGGATGCATGGAGCTTATCCAAGAAGCATGGAATCAGAGGATTTATATTGGATCCAAGCTAAAAGGCACTTGAGAAGGCCAAGAGGTATGCAGAGAAAAACTCAAGTCATGGAGTAAGGAGGCCTTCAGAAATCAAAAGAGACTTCttgatcaaaagagagagaagcttAGAAGTTTATAAGACTCAAACATAGGTCAATCTAGTTGTCAGATAAGGTCACTTCAAAAGGAAATAGATGGGTACCTCGAAGAGGAAGAGCTAAAATGGAGGCAAAGGGCCAAACAAAGATGACTTAGGGATGGGGACAGAAATACCAAATTCTTTCATAAGTGTGCTACTCAGAGGAAACAGGTGAACTCTATTAAAATGGTCATAAGTGAGGAAGGTGTTGTAGAATCTAGCCAAGAAGGAATTGCCAGGACTTTTCAATCTTTCTACCAAGACCTTTTTTCCAGCTCTCATCTGAGGAATATTGAAGCTGCTCTACAGTCTGTCCAGCCTCTAGTAAGTGAAGAGATGAACTCCTCTCTCACTAAGGCCTTCACTGAAGAAGAAGTGGTAGCAGCAATTAAAGGCATGAACCCTCTTTGATGGCTTCCCAGTTGTTTTTTACCATCAACACTGGTGCACAATTGGCAAGAAATTAACAGAAGCTGGCCTTGAAGTACTCAATAATAGACAAGGCTTTAGTGATCTCAACCAAACTTTCATCTCTCTGATCCCCAAGAagaaatccccccccccccccccaatcagTTGTTGACTTTAGATCCATCAATCTATGTAATGTTCTCTATAAAACCATCTCCAAAGTGATAGCAAATATGCTCAAAACCATCCTGCCCAACTTGATTTCACCTtctcaaagtgcctttgttccAGGGAGATTAATTTCTGACAATGTAGTTGTTGCATATGAACTTTTACACTCTATGCAAACTAGACTAAAAGGAAAAAGTAATGGGTTTATGGCCTTAAAACTGGACATGAGTAAGGCTTACGATCTTGTGGAATGGGGTTCTTGTATAAAGTAATGCTTAGAATGGGTTTTACTGTCACTTGGGTAGATTTGGTAATGCAGTGTATTATAACTATCAGTTACTCTCTGTTGATCAATGGCTTCCCTCAAAAGCCCTTTTACCCCACCAGAGGAATCAGGTAGGGAGACCCTCTCTCTCCCTATTTCTTCATCATATGCTCAGAATTTCTGAGTCATAGTCTCAATAGAGCTGAGAGGTAGGGCCTAATTTCTGGTTTCCCAGCAGCTCGAGGTGGCTTAAAGGTGAATCACCTACTATTTGCTGATGACAGTCTAGTCTTTTGCAGATCCAACCCAGAAGAATGGAGTAGACTACAACAAGTTCTTAGAAATTATGAACAAGTCACTGGACAAAGACTTAACTTGACAAAACTTCCATCTTCTTCAGCAACAATACCAAGAAAGAGATCCAACAAGCAATTCTCCAGCAAGCAGGGATTAAAGCTTCTGGTCATTTTGACAAATATTTGGGACTCCCATCCTATATTGGAAGACAAATAATCAGAGCTTTCATTCAGTGCTAGACAGAATCAAGACTAGAATGGCAAGATGGAAGACTAATGTACTGTCCCAAGCTGGGAAAGAAATTCTACTGAAATCTGTCCTGCAGTCAATTCTCACTTATAGTATGGGCATCTTTAAACTCCCTAAATCAATCCTCAGGAGCCTCAACAAGCTGTTACAATCATTTTGATGGGGTCAGACAGAGAACAAGTCTAAAATTCATTGGTTGAGTTGGTAGACACTGGGAAAACCCAAGGACAAAGGGGGTTTGGGGTTTAGAGACTTTGAGTACTTTAACTTAGCCTTACTggctaaacaaggatggaggattATCCAAAATCCTCTCTCCCTTGCTGCTCAAGCACTCAAGGCCAAGTACTTCTCGGGCTCTAATTTCTTCTCAACCAAATGGAAAGCTAATGACTCTTATGTATGGAGAAGCTTCCTCTCAGCAAGGCCAATTCTCATGGAGGGACTATTATGGAGAGTTGGTGATGGACAACAAATCAAGATTTGGAAGGAAAAATGGCTCTCAAGCCCCTCCACCTATCGAGTGCAATCACCTATAAACATTCTAACTACTGAGGCAACAGTCTCAGAACTCATCAACCTAGAAACTATGCAGTGGGACTTACATCTAATTTGTGCCATTTTCTCAGAGACTGAGGCTAGTGTAATCAGTAGGATGACTATTAGCCCTTGCAGGAGTCAAGATGTGTTGACATGGAGGTGGTCAGGCAATGAGAAATTCTCAGTGAGAAGTGCCTATCACCTACAAGGCACAATGATGGAAGATAGAAGGGGGCAATCTTCAACACAGACCCAACTATTGAGCTTTTGGAAGAAAATTTGGGGTATCTaagcaccacaagctgctaagtcATTTCTTTGGAGAGCATCCAGGGAATCCCTTCCTACGAATCTAAACTTACATGAGAGGAAGGTGGTGGAGTCTCCCCTCTATCCAATCTGCTCCAAGTTCCCTGAATAAGTTACTCATGCGATTTGGACTTGCACAGCTACCTAAGATGTATGGTCCATGAGTTCAAGAAGAATACAAAATTTAAGCATTCTAAGTGGCTCCTTTATAAAGCCTATCTTAGATCAACTATCACCACTTGAGTTCACAGAAGTAGCAGTCATTGCAATGGCAATCTAGCACAGAAGGAACTCTTGGTTATTTGAGCAACTCTTTCACTCTCCTTTCAAGTATCAAAGCAGGTCCATACAGAATTGAAAGCTATTGGCCTATGGATAGATAATGGGGGAAAATCTTCCAAGATCCAGGTGGATCATAGGACTCAATGATTTACCCCCCCACTAGATTTCTACAAAGCTAACTGGGATGCAACCATGGACAAAGAGAATTCAAGGATTGGAATTGGTGTGATTATTAGAGATTCAGGTGGCCTTATCATAGCCTCATTATACTCATCCATTCCTTTGGATCCTGATCCATTACTTGGGGAAGTAGTAGCAGCACTTAGAGCAACGTCACTGTGCTCTGAATTGGGATTGCACTAGATCATGTTAGAAGAAGATTCCATGGCAGTGGTTTAGGCTGTCCAACACAAGGATAAAAGCTAGAGCCCCACTAGTTTGGTGATTAAAGACATTAAATCTTTACTATCAAAGGTCCGGGCATGGTCTATCCATCATATCCATAGGAAATTCAATATAATAGCTCATGCTTTAGCAAAATTTGCCTTGACATGTTCGGAGGAACATATATTTATGGAGGACTACCCTCCATGTATCCAGCATTTACTTCAATGAAATGAAACTTTtgctttcataaaaaaaaaagaaaaaaaaagaaaaaaaaaaccgcaAGGCAAACTTTTCTTCTTCACGCTTCTTTTCTACGTCAGTTACACTATCCATTCGAAGTAATTGAATATATTCACTGCATATGTTGAGCTTAACAATTAGTTCATATTAGTTATATTATATTCCAAGACttgtaagttatttttatatgcaCATATTACTAACCTCAAGTAGTTGCCAATTTCTGTACAGTTATTCGATACAGACCACAGGGCTCTATCAAATTCTCGTCCACATAAGTCATAGCCCTCTTGTGTGCCTATGGGACATACTGTTTGAGAAAATATAGAGAACGATAAATTAACTCTCAaatgtccaccttcataatttcggtCAGGTCGCATGAATatagtatcaaccccacgaaaatatATAGAACAAAATGTATGTCATTCATTATCAATGTATGGCTCTACAATCAAACCTTCCGAATTAGCCTTATTCCCTATGGATTgcttaagttttcccaaaaactattcgataggatacatccatctatactggaCTGTCAGTTTGGACTGGGCTAGCAACTAAAGCCTTACAAGGCAGGTACATAGCCAAGtgaatcattaaattaaataatgattCCAATTTGCACAATATCATTACAATATCAGCTTCTTTTCTTACTAatgcatcaactttcaacgttctactaCAAATTTCCTTGAAAAATCTCCCTAATTCTATTAGAGTTGCACAAACATCTCGAGTAAGTTTTGTGATACACCATTTTTATGTGTAGTTTCACtaaaagagtattttaatttaattaaaatattaattctttaattttaaattattgtattttgatTGAACTTATTTAggtgtgaaaattattttgtagagctttcttaatattaattatcggtttgagtttaaattgctgtgtaatttattctagtttatttttggatttaaaattttgttgttagtatttactagttatttattatattttagctagatgtgatgtttaaattattttattcattttatagcttttaaagttatttttattagatcagtttctggactacagaggtgaggactggacctaatttctttttctcatcgttttctttctcttttatttttctccctCCCCCCCTCCATTTTTGTCGTTTGCCTTCAACAACCCAGAACTACCGCGGGCCACTgccgtgtggcacaccacccacccagatttcttcccctccaaccggtgaacatccccaccaaattttacctccatccgagccaccgttagccactacgagctcctccaagccgcatgGCTTTTGGGCCATTCGCCGCCAttgttccacctccggccaccatctcttcacagcttcatcATCGACCTCTTGtcatcctaaaccacctatttccagctctgatccgttgccggagcagcccaCACGACCCCCTTTTCCGTTTTGGGTTTTTTggacttccaccgccattttcgccaccacccacagccaaccgtcacttccactagtttcataaacacctctaagccattccctatcaatttcaagtcttggtttgtcgccattcaaaagtgggtattttacaacacACGGCCACaatgtttttacactgttacgttgctttttcttcgcccttttcagctcgttgatccttcaaaaattattataaagcgCTGtcagtattttccaaacttcattttagatttaaatatattattactttggCAATAATTTTGTGActagttggttattccggactgagtctgaggaatcgagagtcggatggatttgaggatggagttgtttggttattgttgatgttgagttttgttagataaattgtgtcttgaggtatgcattacatggtgcatacatgtgcaagtattaaattgagaaaaactggttttatctgtgtaaatggattttcggttgcgtgtgtatcatgaccccaagccgggttGGGTTATTAtttcgatggagctcctctggtcactcgggagtggataatactgagtgacatcatgatacggtaacgctatcgtgtcaactccgtggtcccttggctagcagggactagaggatggcctggtccaggtacgtgattgagttgaattattgcatttttaatgcttttggaaccaatatatattaattctttcattactttatcattggttttatatgacaaaatgaataaatcaaaattgtgattttaattgattaaaagtatgaatttctgctctaattttatcaactgccaattaatatgggttatggtacatttcgctcgagcggcggcttctggccgctcgagcgaagccagacagattcaaatgctcgacttccgctcgacagtgggctcgagcgagatgcgggaaaagagatcgctcgagcggaggcatttgaccgctcgagcgaattcaggcagagtcgaacgctcgatgttaacTCGATAGGCCGCTTGAGCGGGTtgttgaaaaacaaagatcgctcgagcggagacattggccgctcgagtgaaatcaggcagagtcgaacgctcgacgcgcgctcgacaccccgctcaagcgaacatcgtattttgacagattttaggttttctgccgtgagaccatataaaagctttttttcactctagagccacgACTCTTAGGCTGG
This genomic interval from Carya illinoinensis cultivar Pawnee chromosome 2, C.illinoinensisPawnee_v1, whole genome shotgun sequence contains the following:
- the LOC122294674 gene encoding phylloplanin-like, which produces MASKSAVFVLFLVVVAVAAPTAVAQLGIVGGLLGLIRIQGTVFCSINGAVAVNGTACPVFPNALVQLRCGSGNVVSSTTTNGSGAFTMLLDPLQTLLSSLLSDCNLVVGTPLATCNAALPGLGVLRSPLQLIGNTIAGLLNVVNIAPTGFLLVPSA